In Candidatus Cohnella colombiensis, one DNA window encodes the following:
- a CDS encoding carbohydrate ABC transporter permease: protein MAKTNSNIKYRLSTGDRVFDLANYVFMCFLMIVTLYPFVNMFAVSMNDAMDSIKGGIYVWPRVWTWENYEYVFKQGAIVHATFISAARTILGTVISTFCCAMVAYTISRPDFVLRKFVTLAFVLTMYFNGGLIPNFLLIRELNLMGSFWVYIIPGIIGVFNIIVIRSFIEQLPEGILESARIDGGGEFTTFMRIVLPLSMPVLATTSLFTAVYQWNSWFDVFLYNSRYLDLSTLQYELMKMLQNSNASISGSGSMDGSGGAATNFVTPTAIRSTMTIVASAPIIMIYPFLQRYFVKGMTLGGVKE from the coding sequence ATGGCGAAGACGAATAGCAATATCAAATATCGTTTATCTACGGGCGATCGGGTGTTCGATTTAGCAAACTATGTTTTTATGTGTTTCCTGATGATTGTTACATTATATCCATTCGTTAATATGTTTGCAGTTTCAATGAATGATGCGATGGATTCAATTAAAGGCGGTATTTATGTTTGGCCTCGTGTATGGACCTGGGAAAATTACGAATATGTGTTCAAGCAAGGGGCAATCGTTCATGCGACTTTCATTTCAGCGGCGCGTACGATTCTAGGGACTGTGATCTCTACGTTCTGCTGTGCCATGGTTGCGTATACAATTAGCAGACCTGATTTTGTGCTTAGAAAGTTTGTTACACTTGCATTCGTCCTCACGATGTATTTCAACGGGGGCTTGATCCCTAACTTTCTACTCATTCGTGAGCTCAATTTAATGGGTAGCTTCTGGGTTTATATTATCCCAGGAATCATTGGTGTCTTTAATATTATCGTCATCCGTTCATTCATCGAGCAACTGCCTGAAGGTATACTGGAATCGGCTCGAATAGATGGCGGAGGCGAGTTTACAACATTCATGCGGATTGTGCTACCGTTGTCTATGCCTGTATTAGCGACAACATCGCTGTTCACCGCAGTCTATCAATGGAACTCTTGGTTCGATGTGTTCCTTTATAATTCTCGGTATCTTGATTTAAGTACCCTCCAATATGAATTGATGAAGATGCTTCAGAACTCCAATGCATCGATTTCTGGTTCGGGCAGTATGGATGGTTCAGGAGGGGCAGCTACTAATTTTGTAACACCTACTGCAATACGGTCTACAATGACGATTGTTGCAAGCGCACCGATTATTATGATCTACCCGTTCCTGCAAAGATATTTCGTCAAAGGCATGACATTGGGAGGCGTGAAGGAGTAA
- a CDS encoding glycosyl hydrolase family 8, whose translation MNNLNRMGAYQTGHYRNLLLDYGYSEDLIAVKLELTWEQLFGDNEATRIYYPVGNEMGYILDTGNLDVRTEGMSYGMMMAVQLDKKDVFDRLWRWASLYMYMTSGENKGYFAWSCNTDGTKRANGPAPDGEEYFALALLFASHRWGDQSSPLDYGVKARALLHDCVHNGEDGKGYPMWNRSNHLIKFVPNCEFTDPSYHLPHFYELFALWANEADRQFWNEAAVASRQFLTQACHPVTGLAPEYAYYDGSPNDERGFGHFFSDSYRVAANIGLDAEWFGTSGWMRKEVDCIQSFFANKHPDDYRRYTISGKPFEEKSLHPVGLVATNAMASLAYPEGTYARASVELFWNTPVREGNRRYYDNCLYLFALLALSGHFRIW comes from the coding sequence ATGAATAACTTGAATAGGATGGGCGCCTATCAAACAGGTCATTATCGCAACTTGCTGCTTGATTATGGATATAGTGAAGACCTAATTGCTGTCAAACTCGAATTAACCTGGGAGCAGCTGTTCGGCGACAATGAAGCTACGAGAATCTATTATCCTGTAGGCAATGAGATGGGATATATCCTCGACACTGGAAATCTCGATGTTCGTACGGAAGGCATGTCTTATGGCATGATGATGGCTGTACAGCTCGACAAGAAGGATGTGTTCGATCGGCTTTGGCGATGGGCATCTCTCTATATGTACATGACTTCTGGAGAGAATAAAGGGTATTTTGCCTGGTCCTGCAATACAGATGGGACAAAACGTGCCAACGGGCCAGCTCCAGATGGGGAGGAGTATTTCGCTCTAGCACTTTTGTTCGCCTCGCATCGTTGGGGCGATCAATCGTCGCCGCTAGATTATGGCGTAAAGGCACGAGCGTTACTTCACGACTGTGTGCATAATGGTGAAGATGGCAAAGGATATCCCATGTGGAATAGGAGCAATCATCTCATTAAATTCGTCCCGAACTGTGAGTTTACTGACCCGTCCTATCATCTCCCACATTTCTATGAGCTGTTCGCTCTGTGGGCGAATGAAGCGGATCGGCAGTTTTGGAATGAAGCTGCTGTTGCAAGCAGACAGTTTTTAACGCAAGCATGCCACCCTGTAACAGGGCTAGCGCCGGAATATGCATACTACGATGGATCACCAAACGATGAACGCGGCTTTGGACATTTCTTCAGTGATTCCTATCGCGTTGCTGCCAATATCGGTCTAGATGCCGAATGGTTTGGCACGAGTGGATGGATGCGTAAGGAAGTGGATTGTATCCAGTCCTTCTTCGCGAACAAACACCCAGATGATTATAGACGCTATACGATCTCGGGGAAGCCGTTCGAGGAAAAATCTCTTCATCCTGTTGGTCTTGTTGCTACAAACGCCATGGCGTCGCTAGCTTATCCGGAAGGTACCTATGCGCGGGCGAGCGTAGAGCTGTTCTGGAATACACCTGTACGCGAAGGAAACCGACGATACTACGATAATTGTCTTTATTTATTTGCCCTATTAGCCTTAAGTGGACACTTCCGGATTTGGTAA
- a CDS encoding ABC transporter substrate-binding protein, translating into MKLKKWLLSAFTVVLVISVIGCSSSKNNSSNSTTPSASSSTENASDSPSPSEEPKLDPVTFTYFNATANKDTDTNQTDVGKILEDQTGVNFKIEYLVGDLDTKIGTMIASNDYPDVMQPDIGIDKILEAGAFIPLNDLIEQYGPNIKRVYGKFFNLMKAADGNIYFLPFSPLVGEYTPNSVIDQGAFWIQNRVLEEAGYPKIKTFDEYFNLIETYANNHKSDKLTGFMSLTHDWRFFATTNPPNHLQGYPNDGEVQVDLKTMDAKIYATNDGTKRWLQKLNDLNSKGLFDKSSFVDNYDQYLAKITSGKVLGFFDYGWQVNQANQTIAADAVNNGGDDSLGYFPLPIVFDEGIKDQYIDPDSFINNRGIGITVKAQDPVRIIQFFDNMLKEENQILTHWGILGKTYEKDASGRLYRTQEQIDKLKDNDYNRDVGLGHFQYYWPMYAQGSTLSDGNASDPSRQPEVAALSFTPAVKERLAKYGVQTFTQMFAIPDDRPWYPAWSIALEQGSQAQIYTAKKPDVQRKYFAKIVLADPSKFDAYWDEYLNEYSKLPVAEYEQTMTELIKDKVAKIRGN; encoded by the coding sequence TTGAAATTGAAAAAATGGCTATTGAGTGCATTCACCGTTGTGCTAGTAATTTCTGTTATCGGATGCTCTAGTAGCAAAAACAATTCATCAAACAGCACCACACCGAGTGCAAGCAGCTCCACGGAGAATGCGTCTGATTCGCCAAGTCCAAGTGAGGAGCCTAAGTTAGACCCTGTGACTTTCACTTACTTCAACGCGACAGCAAACAAAGATACGGATACTAATCAAACTGATGTCGGAAAAATTTTGGAAGATCAGACAGGTGTCAACTTCAAGATCGAGTATTTGGTTGGTGACCTGGATACGAAGATCGGAACAATGATCGCTAGTAATGACTATCCAGATGTTATGCAGCCGGATATTGGAATCGATAAAATCCTCGAAGCAGGGGCATTCATCCCACTGAACGATTTGATCGAACAATACGGTCCGAACATCAAGAGAGTATATGGTAAATTTTTTAATCTCATGAAAGCAGCTGACGGCAATATTTACTTCTTACCGTTCAGTCCGTTAGTTGGAGAATATACGCCTAACTCGGTAATTGATCAAGGAGCATTTTGGATTCAAAATCGGGTATTGGAAGAAGCAGGTTATCCGAAAATAAAGACGTTCGATGAATATTTCAATTTAATTGAGACTTATGCTAACAACCATAAGAGTGATAAGTTAACAGGCTTTATGAGCTTAACACATGACTGGCGTTTCTTCGCTACAACGAATCCACCGAATCACTTGCAAGGATATCCGAATGATGGTGAAGTTCAAGTCGACTTGAAAACGATGGATGCCAAAATTTATGCGACAAATGACGGCACGAAGCGTTGGTTACAGAAGTTGAATGATCTTAACTCAAAGGGTCTGTTCGACAAGTCCTCATTCGTTGATAACTACGATCAATACTTGGCAAAGATTACTTCTGGTAAAGTATTGGGATTCTTCGATTATGGCTGGCAAGTTAACCAAGCGAACCAAACGATCGCAGCTGATGCGGTAAACAATGGCGGGGATGATTCACTTGGATATTTCCCATTGCCAATCGTATTCGATGAAGGCATTAAAGATCAGTACATTGATCCAGATTCCTTCATTAATAATCGTGGGATTGGGATTACTGTGAAAGCTCAGGATCCAGTACGTATCATTCAATTCTTCGATAACATGCTAAAAGAAGAAAATCAAATTCTCACTCACTGGGGAATTCTAGGCAAGACGTACGAGAAAGATGCGAGCGGTCGTCTTTACAGAACTCAAGAACAGATCGATAAGTTGAAAGATAACGATTATAACCGTGATGTTGGTTTAGGCCACTTCCAGTACTATTGGCCGATGTATGCACAAGGCTCTACATTATCAGATGGCAACGCGTCGGATCCTTCCCGTCAGCCTGAAGTTGCTGCGTTATCCTTTACACCAGCTGTCAAAGAGCGTTTAGCTAAGTATGGTGTTCAGACTTTCACTCAAATGTTCGCTATTCCAGACGATCGTCCATGGTATCCTGCTTGGAGTATCGCGCTTGAGCAAGGATCGCAAGCACAAATATACACAGCGAAAAAGCCAGATGTTCAACGTAAATATTTTGCGAAAATTGTTCTAGCTGATCCAAGTAAGTTCGATGCTTATTGGGACGAATATTTAAATGAATACAGTAAGTTGCCGGTTGCAGAATATGAGCAAACGATGACAGAGTTAATCAAAGATAAGGTTGCAAAGATTAGAGGTAACTGA
- a CDS encoding sensor histidine kinase produces MRLQGNLNNIRLRNKMLIIYFLSVFVPVILTNVIFYNITTNNVKKQKLQDLSLAIEQMRNEFKYQIDTVIGISSVLYNDTILNEYLDQQYEQSSDYVINYHSYITSMLEKYTPVYRAIQITLYTNNDTIIYGGHVLPFSKSTQEQEWYKRLEESNTLNPIIVQDLTATVQPTISIVRKLSSSTAKARYAKALKIDIHPEFIKQVFNNVTFEGSVYLLADDVVLYQASPNGDIARADDKFDEVEKGAIILEQDFPNTQYLSNWRVLGEFQESEVLVAVRKSREFVIYMAIPNVVIPSLIIIWFTRSLNVRIIRILKQMKRVKNHIFETIDNEETKDEIGQLTMEFNRMTLQIKSLISDVYMADIQKKELELKRNQSQLHALQSQINPHFLFNSLETIRMRSLMKSEEETAKIISHMAKIFRKSLTWGKDQVTVKDELDLVESYLQIQKYRFGDKLDYRIEVDQECLTDLIPKMTLQPLVENASIHGIEPLKTSGLISICVNKTKAGTKFTVRDNGVGIPQDKLNELLDNLRYSEEIGERIGVQNVYLRLKLFYGDLVRFEISSEQGMGTTFEIEINHPL; encoded by the coding sequence ATGAGGTTGCAGGGCAACTTGAATAATATAAGACTTAGGAACAAAATGCTGATCATTTACTTTTTATCTGTGTTCGTCCCTGTTATCCTCACAAATGTTATCTTTTATAATATTACGACGAATAACGTTAAGAAGCAGAAGCTTCAGGATCTCTCTTTGGCCATCGAGCAGATGCGCAACGAGTTCAAGTATCAGATCGATACGGTAATCGGAATTTCATCCGTTCTATACAATGATACAATTTTAAATGAATATTTGGATCAACAATACGAACAATCTTCGGATTACGTTATTAATTACCACTCCTATATTACGAGCATGCTGGAAAAGTATACGCCTGTGTATAGAGCCATACAAATAACCCTATACACAAACAATGATACGATTATTTATGGAGGACATGTTCTTCCATTCTCAAAATCGACGCAAGAGCAAGAATGGTATAAGCGGCTAGAAGAGTCGAATACGTTGAACCCCATTATCGTGCAGGATTTGACCGCAACTGTTCAACCAACGATCAGTATCGTCAGAAAGCTGAGTAGTTCAACTGCTAAAGCTCGATATGCGAAAGCTTTGAAGATTGATATACATCCTGAGTTTATTAAGCAAGTATTTAACAACGTTACTTTCGAGGGTAGTGTATATTTACTCGCTGATGATGTTGTCCTTTATCAAGCATCTCCCAATGGCGACATAGCTCGAGCCGACGATAAATTTGATGAGGTAGAGAAGGGCGCTATTATATTGGAACAAGACTTTCCGAATACTCAATATTTAAGTAATTGGCGTGTTTTAGGAGAGTTTCAGGAAAGTGAAGTGCTGGTGGCTGTCCGAAAATCAAGGGAATTCGTAATCTATATGGCGATCCCGAACGTCGTTATTCCTTCCTTGATCATCATTTGGTTTACACGCTCATTGAATGTACGCATCATACGAATTCTCAAGCAGATGAAACGAGTAAAGAACCACATTTTTGAGACGATCGACAACGAGGAGACTAAGGATGAGATTGGCCAGCTTACGATGGAATTCAATCGAATGACGTTACAGATTAAGAGTCTCATAAGTGATGTTTACATGGCCGACATTCAGAAGAAGGAGCTTGAATTAAAACGTAACCAATCTCAACTTCATGCACTACAGAGTCAGATTAATCCCCATTTTCTCTTTAATTCGCTTGAAACGATCCGGATGAGGAGTCTGATGAAATCCGAAGAGGAGACGGCGAAGATAATCAGTCATATGGCCAAAATATTCCGTAAGTCACTCACTTGGGGTAAAGATCAGGTGACGGTGAAGGATGAACTGGACCTAGTTGAAAGCTATCTGCAAATTCAAAAATATCGCTTTGGAGATAAGCTGGATTATCGCATCGAAGTGGATCAGGAATGTCTGACGGATTTAATTCCGAAGATGACATTACAGCCTCTTGTTGAGAATGCAAGTATTCATGGTATTGAGCCATTGAAAACATCAGGTCTGATTTCGATATGTGTGAACAAAACAAAAGCGGGCACGAAATTTACAGTCCGTGATAATGGGGTAGGTATTCCACAGGATAAGTTAAATGAGTTGCTCGATAACCTCCGATACAGCGAGGAGATTGGCGAAAGAATCGGCGTACAAAATGTATATTTGAGGTTAAAGCTGTTCTATGGGGATCTCGTTCGATTCGAAATAAGTAGCGAACAAGGTATGGGGACAACGTTTGAGATTGAGATAAACCATCCTCTTTAA
- a CDS encoding ABC transporter permease subunit — MIRNSELDTSIDPLPLGRTSGLSLFLRKLIKQKTLVFMSVPFLIWLFVFKYVPLWGWTIAFQNYKPAKSFNDQTWVGFKQFNFMFSDDRFLTVLRNTLAMSSINFVLGFVTAITLAILLNELKGIIFKRVVQTVSYLPHFISWVVAATIVQSTLDVDGGILNKILLGSGLISENVFWLGEGKYFWGIIGSTEVWKNVGWNTIIYLAALTTIDPAQYEAAEIDGAGRFQRIWHVTLPGIRPVIIILIILNIGQIMETGFEPQYLLGNGTNIDYSENLEIFILKYGMKLGNFSLSTAAGIFKTVISVVLLFSANHLAKRMGQDRLF, encoded by the coding sequence ATGATAAGAAACTCCGAACTCGATACATCAATTGACCCGTTGCCTCTAGGCAGGACATCCGGACTTAGTCTATTCCTTCGGAAGCTGATCAAACAAAAAACGCTCGTTTTTATGTCTGTTCCGTTTCTAATCTGGTTATTTGTGTTTAAATATGTGCCACTGTGGGGTTGGACAATTGCTTTTCAAAACTATAAACCCGCGAAATCATTCAATGACCAAACGTGGGTTGGATTCAAGCAATTCAATTTTATGTTCTCGGATGATCGCTTTTTAACAGTGTTGCGTAATACGCTTGCGATGAGCTCTATCAACTTTGTACTTGGTTTCGTTACAGCGATTACACTAGCCATTCTTCTTAATGAACTGAAGGGTATTATTTTCAAACGTGTGGTTCAGACGGTTAGTTATTTACCACATTTTATTTCATGGGTAGTAGCCGCAACGATTGTCCAATCGACATTGGACGTTGATGGAGGCATTCTTAACAAGATTTTGTTAGGATCAGGCCTCATAAGTGAAAACGTCTTTTGGCTTGGCGAAGGGAAATATTTCTGGGGTATAATCGGGTCCACTGAAGTTTGGAAAAACGTAGGTTGGAATACGATTATTTACCTAGCTGCATTAACAACCATTGACCCCGCGCAATATGAAGCGGCAGAGATTGATGGTGCGGGACGTTTCCAGAGAATTTGGCATGTAACATTGCCAGGTATCAGACCTGTTATTATCATTCTAATTATACTTAATATTGGTCAAATTATGGAAACCGGATTCGAGCCACAATATTTGCTGGGGAATGGAACTAATATTGACTATTCTGAAAATCTTGAAATATTTATTCTCAAATATGGCATGAAATTGGGCAATTTTTCACTTTCTACCGCTGCGGGCATATTTAAGACAGTCATCAGTGTGGTCTTACTGTTCTCTGCCAATCATCTCGCGAAGCGTATGGGACAGGACCGATTGTTCTAA
- a CDS encoding response regulator transcription factor codes for MRKVILVDDEIFARKGLVGLIPWEKFGFEIVGEAKDGEEALSLIEQYKPDVVITDIRMPVLDGLQLIQAVRQSSGNTIKFIIISGYGDFKYAQQAVRYGVQDYLLKPIDENELIDTLQRIDQMLNNSPVRTEAEQFYIQASIFENFILGKEEEKMLSESAQLLGLSDDKSLRYVALEINDVPMSLSESQKIGQMEQLKETVSKVLKKYNQENEPFVSVRNAVEIGVLIHSEREPEQIRIWAEELIQASANLIIGVPKVYVGALSTNVTQVKASYASAKELKRYKFAMDKHSVTIYDDAKDTALHFKEIDPTLFSELMEQLEEHDYDAMLKLVDRVFTAFQEQGLALESITDSISRCVHGATRIIQTMHGDENQLVSLKPIRQWHHEPRTLEGVKKLLIDFLAECRAYIVELRSKIGNGDIGKIKSYIESHFDSNINLKSIAKHFYMNPVYVGQLFKKTYGLYFNEFLLQIRIQEAKRQLRQTNNKVYEIAANVGFGNADYFVCQFEKVEGKSPTEYKNAMFAKV; via the coding sequence ATGAGAAAAGTCATTTTGGTAGACGATGAAATATTTGCCCGCAAAGGTCTTGTAGGTCTTATCCCCTGGGAAAAATTCGGATTCGAGATCGTCGGTGAAGCAAAGGATGGGGAAGAAGCGTTATCTTTAATTGAACAGTATAAGCCGGATGTCGTCATTACAGATATCCGTATGCCTGTGCTGGATGGCTTGCAATTGATTCAGGCAGTGAGACAAAGTAGCGGAAATACGATTAAATTCATCATTATTAGTGGATATGGAGATTTCAAATACGCTCAGCAAGCGGTCCGTTATGGTGTTCAGGATTACTTGCTAAAGCCGATAGATGAGAATGAGCTTATTGATACGTTACAACGAATTGATCAAATGTTAAATAACAGTCCTGTCAGGACTGAGGCGGAACAGTTCTATATTCAAGCATCTATATTCGAAAACTTTATATTAGGAAAAGAAGAGGAGAAGATGTTATCAGAGTCAGCGCAATTATTAGGTTTATCAGATGATAAATCATTGCGCTACGTTGCATTGGAAATTAACGATGTGCCAATGAGCTTAAGCGAGTCTCAGAAAATTGGACAAATGGAGCAATTAAAGGAAACTGTAAGCAAGGTTTTAAAAAAATATAACCAAGAGAATGAGCCATTTGTCTCTGTCAGAAATGCTGTAGAAATCGGTGTTCTCATCCATTCCGAACGGGAACCTGAGCAAATTAGAATATGGGCAGAAGAGCTTATTCAAGCGAGTGCTAATCTTATTATAGGTGTTCCAAAGGTATACGTAGGCGCATTGTCTACGAATGTTACCCAAGTAAAGGCTTCTTACGCATCCGCAAAGGAATTGAAGAGATATAAATTTGCCATGGATAAACACAGTGTAACGATCTATGACGATGCAAAAGATACTGCACTGCACTTCAAGGAAATTGATCCTACTTTATTTTCAGAATTGATGGAACAACTTGAAGAGCATGATTACGATGCGATGTTGAAGCTTGTAGATCGTGTGTTTACCGCATTTCAAGAGCAAGGATTAGCATTGGAGTCGATAACGGACTCGATATCCAGGTGTGTACATGGGGCTACCCGAATTATTCAGACGATGCATGGTGATGAGAATCAACTTGTTTCCTTGAAACCGATTAGGCAATGGCATCATGAACCAAGAACACTTGAAGGAGTTAAGAAGCTGCTCATTGATTTTCTAGCTGAATGTAGAGCCTACATCGTTGAGCTTCGAAGTAAGATTGGAAATGGTGATATCGGAAAAATCAAGAGCTATATCGAGAGCCATTTTGATAGCAATATCAACTTAAAGAGCATTGCCAAACATTTCTACATGAATCCGGTTTATGTAGGTCAACTATTTAAAAAGACGTATGGTCTATATTTCAACGAGTTTTTACTTCAAATCCGAATTCAGGAAGCCAAGAGACAGCTTAGGCAGACCAACAATAAGGTATACGAGATAGCTGCGAACGTTGGATTTGGAAATGCAGATTATTTTGTATGTCAATTTGAGAAGGTGGAAGGGAAATCGCCTACAGAATATAAGAACGCCATGTTTGCTAAAGTCTAA